AGTATGAAGAGAAAGTTTATCCTGCTAGAAACAAAACTGCTTTTTaatcataaaaacaaacattgcACCCACCCCAGAAAAGCAAAAATTCAGGCACCTGGAAATAATTAGAGCAATGGATGTAAAGATGAAGGAAAAATGGGGCATGACCCACTTTTAAGTGTTCCCATAATTTGGTGCTACACAGCCCCACTTGACAGTTTCCAATGCTAACCCTGAATCCATAATTGTCTGCATATTAGTTGCAATCAAGCATCAAAAAGTGAACTCAGATGAGCTAAGATGCAGCATCAGACTTCCCAAATAAAGAGGTCTGATCTCACACAGTGCTTTCTATGGACCCATCTGTACAATAACCCAGAACtgcaggtggttttttttttttttttaaataagacctTTAATCAATGCAGAATTTCCCAAATTATCTGTTCCATAAGCAGCTATTGGAAGAGACCGTTCTTTAACCAAACCAACCACCATTCTAGGGTTAGAGCTGTCATGTTTCTAAATTAAGGTGTTTTGTCTGGTTTAAATAACAAAAGTTAGCTGAGATGCAATGAAGTGTTTTTATTGCAAGCACGGTGAGCAGGGAGTGGATTGCTTCTCATGTGGAGCGTGACTGAGGGCAGATTTCAATCAAACCCTTTCTCTAAAGCCCATTGATGTCAGGTGTACATCATTTCTGCCATGTGAGACATTTTCTTGGGAATATATAAGTAATATTCCATGTATCCTGAAAGGTCTTCAATAGTCACATCATCCACATAGGCCCTTGCTTGCTCAGAACAAGATCGTGGAGAGCTTGAGGGAGTTCTTGATGGCAAAGGCTGGGAGTGGTCCTCAGCAACTGTTCTTTCTGGTGACAATGGGATGGTGTTCTGCAAGCCGGAGAATTTGTACACTTCCATGTCTTGCCACTGCTTACACTGACAGGCCTTGTCCATGCATGCACATGGCTTACTCTTGTTTTGTTTGGACACTGACTGGAAGTCAGAAAGATCTGTGGTCTTTAGACTTGCTTTGGACATCAGAGAAACAGCAACAGAAGAGTTTTCTTGTTTGTTCTCTTGCACTGGCTCTGCAAGAGAAGCCCCTGAATGCTCAGCACCAACTCCCTTGTGGCCAGCACCATCAAGAACAGGACTGGATCGTTCATTTGCACAGAGTTCCTTTGGGATTGGCACCCCTAGCCCTGTGCTGTTGTCCGGAGTGTCTATCTGGCTCTTGTGTACCAGATGGCTGCACACAGAAGGCGTTTTTGAACTGCAGTGGATAAACTTAGGAGGATGAAGGATTGGAGACTTAGAACGCCTCCGACGCTGGGTTCTCACTGCCCCTCTGGAAGGTTTCCTCATAGACCtagcagtacaagacacacaaGTGACTGTTTACTCTATAACCAGGAGCAAGTACTATTTTCTTTCTGTGAATCAGAGtaggaaaattatttaaaaagcaaactccTCCACTGTAGAGCCTCCGAGTTACGAACATctcaggaatggaagttgtttgtaactctgaaatgttcgcaattctgaacaaaacattatggttgttctttcaaaagtttacaactgaacattgacttaatacattttataaaactttactatgcagaagaaaaatgttgcttttagccatcttaatttaaatgaaacaaacacaaaaagtttccttaccttgtcaaagcctttttttttttagtagtttatgtttaatacactactgtactgtatttgcaaaacaaggagtccggtggcaccttaaagactaacagatttatttggccataaccttttgtgggtaaaaaacccatttcttcagatgcatgtactgtatatgcttttttttttggtttctgctgctgcctgattgtgtacttctggttccaaatggggtgtgtggttgacccgtcagttcataactctgaggttctactgtatttatattacattttaatgaGTGTCAGTAGCATCCACTGAGCTTTACAAAACAGGTGTACAAGATTGTCCGAGTTAGTTTGTACAGACATGATACCAATTCTGGTAAACTAAGGTGTGGAGCTAGCACCTGAGAGATCAGTGTAAGAGAAAGAAT
The window above is part of the Chelonoidis abingdonii isolate Lonesome George chromosome 14, CheloAbing_2.0, whole genome shotgun sequence genome. Proteins encoded here:
- the OSER1 gene encoding oxidative stress-responsive serine-rich protein 1, with product MKTEAKDGEEESLQTAFKKLRVDAAGSTASLPVGEGTVPRALVRTATDETKPKNVCTSKEAWHGSMRKPSRGAVRTQRRRRSKSPILHPPKFIHCSSKTPSVCSHLVHKSQIDTPDNSTGLGVPIPKELCANERSSPVLDGAGHKGVGAEHSGASLAEPVQENKQENSSVAVSLMSKASLKTTDLSDFQSVSKQNKSKPCACMDKACQCKQWQDMEVYKFSGLQNTIPLSPERTVAEDHSQPLPSRTPSSSPRSCSEQARAYVDDVTIEDLSGYMEYYLYIPKKMSHMAEMMYT